The proteins below come from a single Triticum aestivum cultivar Chinese Spring chromosome 5D, IWGSC CS RefSeq v2.1, whole genome shotgun sequence genomic window:
- the LOC123119095 gene encoding glycosyltransferase BC10, with translation MPGGGGGGGGGAAAVVVDGKDGYAAPARAAPRSFPAKLLRPVLLSAVLATGFLAAALLMFFGGASSYYRLPRLAVPDALLPAPTCDQEDGDQQGGAAQRWWARPPARSAWHNMSEEELLWAASFEPRAHQRRPPGRRGRTPKVAFLFLTRGPLPLAPLWERFFNSTGTKGRELFSVYVHTTPGYRLDFPPSSPFHRRQVPSKPTRWGNVNVVDAERRLLANALLDFSNERFVLVSESCIPLYPLPVVHAYLTRSRHSFVGAFDDPSPHGRGRYRAGLAPDVTLSQWRKGAQWFEMDRRLAVFVIADERYYPRFRTECRAPCYVDEHYLPTVLSIEAPTQIANRTVTLVDWSRGGAHPATFGAADVTEDFLGMLVGKKGNAERCMYNGQPVEVCFLFARKFAPAALPQLLSLSSKILGY, from the exons AtgccgggaggaggaggaggaggaggagggggagcggcggcggtggtggtggacggCAAGGACGGGTACgcggcgccggcgagggcggcgccgaggagctTCCCGGCGAAGCTCCTCAGGCCGGTGCTCCTCTCCGCGGTGCTCGCCACGGGCTTCCTCGCCGCGGCCCTGCTCATGTTCTTCGGCGGCGCCTCCTCCTACTACCGCCTCCCGAGGCTCGCCGTGCCGGACGCCCTGCTCCCGGCGCCGACCTGCGACCAGGAGGACGGGGACCAGCAGGGCGGGGCGGCGCAGCGGTGGTGGGCGCGGCCGCCGGCGAGGAGCGCGTGGCACAACATGAGCGAGGAGGAGCTGCTGTGGGCGGCGTCGTTCGAGCCCCGCGCGCATCAACGGCGGCCGCCCGGCCGGCGGGGGAGGACGCCCAAGGTGGCCTTCTTGTTCCTCACCCGCGGCCCGCTGCCGCTGGCGCCGCTCTGGGAGCGCTTCTTCAACAGCACCGGCACCAAAGGCAGGGAGCTCTTCTCCGTGTACGTGCACACCACGCCGGGCTACCGCCTCGACTTCCCGCCGTCGTCGCCGTTCCACCGCCGGCAGGTGCCCAGCAAG CCGACGCGGTGGGGCAACGTGAATGTCGTGGACGCGGAGCGGCGGCTGCTGGCGAACGCGCTCCTCGACTTCAGCAACGAGCGCTTCGTGCTCGTCTCCGAGTCCTGCATCCCGCTCTACCCGCTCCCGGTGGTGCATGCCTACCTGACCCGCTCTCGGCACAGCTTCGTCGGCGCCTTCGACGACCCGAGCCCGCACGGCCGGGGCCGGTACCGCGCCGGGCTGGCCCCGGACGTGACTCTCTCCCAGTGGCGCAAGGGCGCGCAGTGGTTCGAGATGGACCGGCGCCTCGCCGTGTTCGTGATCGCCGACGAGCGGTACTACCCGCGGTTCCGGACCGAGTGTCGGGCGCCGTGCTACGTGGACGAGCACTACCTTCCCACCGTGCTCTCCATTGAGGCGCCGACGCAAATCGCCAACCGGACCGTCACCTTGGTCGACTGGTCCCGCGGCGGCGCGCACCCGGCCACCTTCGGCGCCGCCGACGTGACCGAGGACTTCCTGGGGATGCTGGTGGGGAAGAAGGGGAATGCTGAGCGGTGCATGTACAACGGGCAGCCGGTCGAGGTGTGCTTCCTCTTTGCGAGGAAGTTCGCCCCCGCCGCGTTGCCGCAGCTGCTCAGCCTTTCCTCCAAGATCCTTGGGTACTAG